The nucleotide window CGCGGCTGCCGTTGCGGCCGGGTGCGCTGAATACGTGTACCCGTGGAACAGCTCGATCGCGCCTTGCGCGCCGCTATTCACGATGCTGTCGTGGATCGTGCGGCTGGCGGCCACCGCGCCCATCGGAATCGCGGCATTGTTGATGGCCTTCGCCATTGTGATCAGGTCCGGCGTCACGCCGAAGTATTCGCTGGCCGTGGCCTTGCCGACGCGGCCGAAACCGGTGATCACTTCGTCGAAAATCAGCAGGATGCCGTGCTTCGTGCAGATCTCGCGCAGCTTCTGCAGATAGCCTTGCGGCGGAATCAGCACGCCCGTCGAGCCGGCCACCGGTTCGACGATCACCGCGGCGATGGTGGACGCATCGTGCAGCGTGACGATGCGCTCGAGTTCCTCGGCGAGATGCGCACCCCAGGCCGGCTGACCTTTGGAGAACGCGTTGTGTTCGAGGTTGTGCGTGTGCGGCAGATGATCGACCGCCGGCAGCAGCGCGCCCGAAAAGGTCTTGCGGTTCGGTGCGATGCCGCCGACCGAGATGCCGCCAAAGCCCACGCCGTGATAGCCGCGCTCACGGCCGATCAGGCGCGTACGCTGTCCTTCGCCGCGCGAACGGTGGTACGCCAGCGCGATTTTCAAAGCGGTGTCGACCGATTCCGAACCGGAGTTCGTGAAGAAGATGCGATCGAGGCCCTCCGGCATGAGTTCCGCGACTTTCGTGGCCGCTTCGAAGGCGAGCGGATGACCCATCTGGAAGGTCGGCGCGAAGTCGAGCGTCGAGAGTTGCTGGGTGATCGCCGCGACGATTTCCTCGCGGCCGTGGCCGGCATTCACGCACCACAGACCCGCGCAACCGTCGAGCACTTCGCGTCCGTCGGTGCTGCGGTAGTACATGCCCTTGGCCGATTCCAGCAGGCGCGGCGCGGCCTTGAACTGACGGTTGGCGGTAAAGGGCATCCAGAAAGTCGACAGGTCGTCGATGACGGGGCGCGAAGTCATGAGTATCTCCTTGAATCGAAGTAGTCCCCCGCAAGGACCTCCTTCGGGGCATGGCGAAACTGTAGCGTTCGCGGTTTAATGGCGGCATAAACAGTTGACGCAGTGTGGCGCTAACTGTGTTGGTGGATTTGCGCCAACTGTGTCGATGCTTGTGGTGGCTAGTCGTCACGCTCGCCCGCGCCACATTGCGCACGTACTCATACGCTCAGCCGCCCTGCGCGGCCTGCTTTTTCGTCCTGACCATGATCGAACTACAACTCGAGCGCGACCGGCGCGCCGCTCCCACGCTCGTCGAGCAGGTGGTGCAAGGCTTCGCGCGCGCCATCGAGGGGCAATCGCTGCGCGCGGGCGCGCTGCTGCCGTCGGTGCGGCAACTGGCGCACAGCCACGACCTGAGCACCTTCACGGTCACGGAGGCCTACAACCGGCTGGTGTCGATGGGCCTTGTGGTCGCGCGGCGCGGTTCCGGCTATCGCGTGGCGGCGCGCTCGCAGTCCGCGCGGGTCGCCGCTACCGACTGGCAGCCGCCGAGCCTCACCGCGACCTGGCTGCTCTCCGACGTGTTCGCCGACCATTCGGTGCCGATCAAGGCGGGCGGCGGCTGGCTGCCGAACGAATGGATCAACGAGACCGGTTTGCAGCACGCGCTGCGGGCCATGAGCCGGGTGCCGGCGGCGCGCCTCGGCGACTACGGGCATCCGTACGGATTCGCGCCCTTGCGCGAACGGATCGCCGAGCAACTCGACCGGCGCGGCTTGCCCGCCGATGTGTCCAACGTCCTGCTTACGCAAGGCGCGACGCAAGGGCTGGATCTGATCGTGCGCACGCTGCTGCGCGCGGGCGACGCCGTGATCGTTGAAGATCCCGGCTATTGCAATCTGCTGCAGATTCTCAAGCTGGCCGGCCTGGTGGTGCATGGCGTGCCGCGCACGCCGGCGGGCGTCGATACGGACGTGCTCGAAGCGCTGGTCGCCGAGCACAAGCCGAAGGCGATCTTCGTCAACACGACGCTGCAGAATCCGACCGGCGCGACCTTCGGCATGTCGGCGGCGTTCCGCTTGCTGCAGATCGCCGAGCGTCAGCGCATGTGGGTAATCGAAGACGATGTGAGCCGCGAACTCGCGCCGTCGGGCGCGCCGCTGTTCGCGGCGATGGAGGGGTTGCAGCGCGTGCTGTACGTCGGCGGTTTTTCGAAGACGGTGACGCCGGGGCTGCGCTGCGGCTACGTGGTCGCCGAGCGCGCGGTGCTGCGCGAACTGGCGCGCACGAAGATGGCGGTGGGATTGACGTCGTCGGAGGCGATCGAGCGGATCGTCGACAAGGTGCTGCTGGAGGGGCGCTACGCGCGTCATGTGGAAGCCGTCAACGAGCGTCTCAAGCTCGCGCACGCGACCGTTGAAGAGCGGCTCGATTCGCTCGGTCTCGAACTGTTTCACCGGCCGCGCGCCGGGCTGTTCCTGTGGGCGCGCTTGCCGGTCGAAGCGCAGCGGGCCGGCGAAGTGGCGACAGCGGCGCTCAGCCACGGTATCTGGCTCGCGCCGGGCTCCTACTTCCGTCCCGACGATGCCCCGAGCGCCTGGTTCCGCTTCAACGCGCCGTATTCGACGGACGATGCGTTGTGGCGGTTCATCGAGCGGGTGGGGCAGGGGACGCTGTAGCCGGACCTCTTCACGCGCCCTGGCCGAGCAGCTTCAGCGCGATCGGATACAGCGACAGCACCAGCAGCAGCGCCATTGCCACATTGAAGACGCGCAGCCGCTTCGGGGCCGACAGCACTTGTCGCATGGCAGTGCCGAAACCCGCCCACAGACAGATGCACGGAAAGCCGATCACGTAGAAAATCACCGCCATGGCGATGGCGTTCATGCTGTAGCTCTCGCTGAGATGGATCGTGGTGGCCGCGGTCAGCACCATCATCCACGCCTTCGGATTGACCCATTGGAAGGCAATTGCTTCGTAGAACTTCATGGGCCGGCGCTCGCCTTTTTTTACCTTCAACTCGCCCGAGGTGCCGATCTTCCACGCGAGATAGAGCAGATAAGCGACGCTCGCGACCTCGAGCACCGTGTACAGCACGGGGAAATGCACGAAGGCTTCGCCCAGACCGATCCCGACCGACAGCATCAACAGCACGACACCGGCGCTGATGCCGGACAGATGCGGCAACGTGCGGCGAAACCCGAAGTTGACTCCCGAGGCCAGCAGCATCGTGTTGTTCGGACCGGGCGTGATGGTGGTGACGAGCGCGAACAGGATGCCGGCGGGCAGCGCGCTGAGACTGAGATAAGACATGGGGAGCTCCGGTGTCATCGAAGGGACATTGGAGCATTCTAGCGAGCGTTTCCAGTACAGCACCGGTACGGTTTGTGAGATGGTGTCCGGTACGGGGTGACGGTGGATTGCGTGCGTGCCGTGGGTGCGGACCGCGAGACGTTGGACCGCCGATAAAGATCACGACCTCGTCGCCCCCATCACGGAACCGGCAAGAGGCTTGCCGCTTTGGCGGCAAGCCAGGCTTCAGCCAATGAGATCGGCACCTGTCGTAAGGACAATCTTTCCAAAGTGTGTGCCGGAATCGATCAGCTCGTGAGCGCCACGAGCGTCGGCAAGCGCAAAGGTCTTGTAGACGACCGGCTTGACCTTGCCGCTCTCGATGTGCGGCCACACCTGCCGCTCCAGTTCGTCGATGATCGCCGCCTTGTCCGCGGATGTACGCGATCGCAATGTCGAGCCCATATGCGTCAGACGTTTCGTCAACATCGGCAAGACGTTGAGGTCCTTCGCCGGCCCCTTGATCACGCCCACCTGGAGGATCCGTCCGTCCATCGCCGCCGCGTCATAGTTTCTGGCCACGTAGTCGCCGGCAATGATGTCGAGGATCACGTCGACGCCTCTTCCATCGGTAAAACGCTTTGTTTCGGCGACGAAATCCTGCTCGCGGTAATCTATCGCGAGGTCTGCGCCCAACGCGAGGCTGGCCTCCCGATGCGCCGGCGAGCCAACTGTCGTGATGATTTTCGCAGCGCCGAACGCCTTCGCCAGCATGGTCGCCGTGGTACCGATACCTGACGCGCCGCCATGGATCAACACCGATTCGCCGGCAGCTAGCTTGCCGCGCTGGAACAGGTTCAGCCAAACCGTCATCAGCGTTTCAGGCATGGCACCGGCTTCCACCAACGTCAGGCCTTTGGGGATATGCATCGTGTTGCAGGCGTGCGCAACGGCATATTCCGCGTAGCCGCCGCCGGGAATCAATGCACACACCAGTTCACCGATCCGGAATTGCGACACGTCGGCGCCGACGGCAACCACTTGACCCGCCACTTCCAGGCCCGGAATGTCCGACGCGCCGGGGGGCGGATCATACA belongs to Paraburkholderia sp. FT54 and includes:
- a CDS encoding aspartate aminotransferase family protein, which produces MTSRPVIDDLSTFWMPFTANRQFKAAPRLLESAKGMYYRSTDGREVLDGCAGLWCVNAGHGREEIVAAITQQLSTLDFAPTFQMGHPLAFEAATKVAELMPEGLDRIFFTNSGSESVDTALKIALAYHRSRGEGQRTRLIGRERGYHGVGFGGISVGGIAPNRKTFSGALLPAVDHLPHTHNLEHNAFSKGQPAWGAHLAEELERIVTLHDASTIAAVIVEPVAGSTGVLIPPQGYLQKLREICTKHGILLIFDEVITGFGRVGKATASEYFGVTPDLITMAKAINNAAIPMGAVAASRTIHDSIVNSGAQGAIELFHGYTYSAHPAATAAAVATLDLYKREGLFERAATLAPTFEAAAHSLRGAKHVKDVRNLGMIAGVELESRDGAPGARAYEAFVKCFEAGVLVRFTGDILAFSPPLIINEEQIAHIFKTVGDVLATVQ
- a CDS encoding PLP-dependent aminotransferase family protein; this translates as MIELQLERDRRAAPTLVEQVVQGFARAIEGQSLRAGALLPSVRQLAHSHDLSTFTVTEAYNRLVSMGLVVARRGSGYRVAARSQSARVAATDWQPPSLTATWLLSDVFADHSVPIKAGGGWLPNEWINETGLQHALRAMSRVPAARLGDYGHPYGFAPLRERIAEQLDRRGLPADVSNVLLTQGATQGLDLIVRTLLRAGDAVIVEDPGYCNLLQILKLAGLVVHGVPRTPAGVDTDVLEALVAEHKPKAIFVNTTLQNPTGATFGMSAAFRLLQIAERQRMWVIEDDVSRELAPSGAPLFAAMEGLQRVLYVGGFSKTVTPGLRCGYVVAERAVLRELARTKMAVGLTSSEAIERIVDKVLLEGRYARHVEAVNERLKLAHATVEERLDSLGLELFHRPRAGLFLWARLPVEAQRAGEVATAALSHGIWLAPGSYFRPDDAPSAWFRFNAPYSTDDALWRFIERVGQGTL
- a CDS encoding LysE family translocator, with the translated sequence MSYLSLSALPAGILFALVTTITPGPNNTMLLASGVNFGFRRTLPHLSGISAGVVLLMLSVGIGLGEAFVHFPVLYTVLEVASVAYLLYLAWKIGTSGELKVKKGERRPMKFYEAIAFQWVNPKAWMMVLTAATTIHLSESYSMNAIAMAVIFYVIGFPCICLWAGFGTAMRQVLSAPKRLRVFNVAMALLLVLSLYPIALKLLGQGA
- a CDS encoding NAD(P)H-quinone oxidoreductase, yielding MSASTYRVPSSMTAIEIKQPGGPEVLVPTTRPVPMPAADQVLIRIHAAAVNGPDVFQRKGLYDPPPGASDIPGLEVAGQVVAVGADVSQFRIGELVCALIPGGGYAEYAVAHACNTMHIPKGLTLVEAGAMPETLMTVWLNLFQRGKLAAGESVLIHGGASGIGTTATMLAKAFGAAKIITTVGSPAHREASLALGADLAIDYREQDFVAETKRFTDGRGVDVILDIIAGDYVARNYDAAAMDGRILQVGVIKGPAKDLNVLPMLTKRLTHMGSTLRSRTSADKAAIIDELERQVWPHIESGKVKPVVYKTFALADARGAHELIDSGTHFGKIVLTTGADLIG